Proteins found in one Nostoc sp. NIES-3756 genomic segment:
- a CDS encoding cadmium resistance transporter — MNEILTAIPTGVTAFIATNLDDLVILTLLFSQVNATFRSRHIVIGQYLGFCTLVVASMVGLLGGLILPSHWIGLLGLVPITIGLNRLLNPETNSLSEEESGLELSHSSAFASFVSPQAYSVAAITVANGSDNIGIYMPLFANSAVTELLVIITVFLILVGVWCYVTYKLTCQNAIANLLTRYGNSFVPFVLIGLGVSIILDSASLSPIALTVTCLCLVGLIKIIQASKFKAQSL; from the coding sequence ATGAATGAAATTCTTACAGCGATTCCCACCGGAGTTACAGCCTTTATCGCCACCAACCTAGATGATTTAGTTATTCTCACACTATTATTTTCCCAGGTGAATGCAACTTTCCGTAGCCGACATATTGTTATTGGTCAATATTTAGGTTTCTGCACTTTAGTTGTAGCCAGTATGGTTGGTTTATTGGGAGGGTTAATATTACCATCGCATTGGATTGGGCTTTTGGGTTTAGTGCCAATCACGATAGGATTAAATCGTTTGCTCAATCCAGAAACTAACTCACTATCTGAGGAAGAATCAGGATTAGAATTGTCTCATTCTTCTGCTTTCGCTAGTTTTGTATCTCCTCAAGCCTATAGTGTGGCGGCTATTACCGTTGCTAACGGTAGCGATAATATAGGTATCTATATGCCCTTATTTGCTAACAGTGCTGTTACTGAATTGCTGGTAATCATTACAGTGTTCTTGATACTGGTAGGTGTTTGGTGTTATGTGACTTATAAGCTGACCTGTCAGAATGCGATCGCCAATCTATTAACTCGTTATGGCAATAGTTTCGTTCCCTTCGTCTTAATAGGTTTAGGTGTGTCTATTATCTTAGATAGTGCCTCACTCAGTCCAATTGCTTTGACAGTTACTTGTTTATGTTTAGTGGGGCTAATCAAAATAATTCAAGCTTCTAAATTCAAGGCTCAAAGTTTGTAA
- a CDS encoding sulfate ABC transporter substrate-binding protein — MSKWQHRAQLGYLIVDKVWQTIRGYGYIVTSGLKVRNVRSFVSLWLVGIIFSTAIAACSQSRYAGASDVRLKLVSFSVTKAAHDQIIPKFVEKWKQEHNQNVTFEQSYGGSGAQTEGVIKGTQEADIVHLALPLDVNKIEQAGLIKTGWENRSPRNGILSRSVAAIVTRAGNPKGINSWQDLAKDGVTLIAANPKTSGIAIWEFLALWGSVTLTGGDEEAALNYVTKVYKNTPILTKDAREASDLFFQKNQGDVLINYENEVVLAENNGSKLPYKVPQINISIDNPVAIVDKNVDKHGTREVAQAFVDFLYSTEAQREFAKLQYRPVNPTVTQEVAAKHPKIDTLFTSQDLGGWDLIQQKFFDNGAIFDKVQAAKKA; from the coding sequence ATGAGCAAATGGCAACATCGAGCGCAATTAGGATACTTAATTGTAGATAAAGTTTGGCAGACTATACGGGGTTACGGATACATAGTTACAAGTGGCTTAAAGGTGCGGAATGTTCGCAGCTTTGTCAGTTTGTGGTTGGTAGGGATTATTTTCAGTACAGCGATCGCAGCTTGTTCACAAAGCAGATATGCAGGAGCATCTGACGTTAGGCTGAAGCTTGTTTCTTTTTCAGTTACTAAAGCTGCACACGATCAGATAATACCTAAGTTTGTCGAGAAGTGGAAGCAAGAACACAACCAAAACGTCACCTTTGAACAGAGTTACGGTGGTTCTGGCGCACAAACCGAAGGTGTCATCAAAGGTACACAAGAGGCAGATATAGTACACTTAGCATTGCCTCTAGATGTCAACAAAATTGAGCAAGCTGGTTTGATTAAAACAGGTTGGGAAAATAGATCGCCAAGAAATGGTATTCTGAGTAGATCAGTTGCGGCGATCGTTACTCGTGCAGGCAACCCTAAAGGTATCAATAGTTGGCAAGACTTAGCCAAAGATGGCGTAACCCTGATTGCAGCTAACCCTAAAACCTCTGGTATTGCTATTTGGGAATTTCTCGCTTTGTGGGGTTCGGTAACTCTTACGGGTGGCGATGAAGAAGCAGCCTTAAATTATGTCACTAAAGTATATAAGAATACGCCAATTCTCACAAAAGATGCCCGTGAAGCCAGCGATTTATTTTTCCAAAAAAATCAGGGTGATGTTTTAATCAACTACGAAAACGAGGTAGTGTTAGCGGAAAACAATGGCTCGAAGCTGCCCTATAAAGTACCACAAATCAATATTTCTATCGACAACCCCGTAGCTATAGTTGATAAAAACGTTGATAAGCATGGTACAAGAGAAGTTGCACAAGCATTCGTTGATTTCTTATATTCAACCGAAGCCCAGCGCGAATTTGCTAAATTACAATATCGTCCTGTCAATCCCACTGTTACCCAAGAAGTAGCAGCAAAACATCCGAAAATTGACACCTTATTTACATCTCAAGATTTAGGTGGTTGGGATTTGATTCAGCAGAAATTTTTCGACAATGGCGCAATTTTTGATAAAGTGCAAGCTGCCAAAAAAGCATGA
- a CDS encoding PstS family phosphate ABC transporter substrate-binding protein: MSFRRLYNGCYITSLMLIASSISACNSGQELRSQVSIDGAAVGFPISLAVAEEYGKVKPEAQVSVASSGTGGGISKFCNGDIDIVGASRTIRDEEIKKCQSKNIDFVELPIGLDGIAVIANRQNNFAKCLTIKELDKIWGAKSDGKILTWNQVNPKFPNQKLKLYAPASDTGTFDYLTQSVTGKAKNGRTDYTPSHNQNLLVQGVSGDVTALGYVGISYYIQNQDKLNLVAVESPQGKCEKPVPVDNVIKNVYTPLSRPLFIYVSKKSLDSKPAVKEFVDFYLDNSWKWVDSVGYVALPDEAYVKVKQKFAKGETGTKFKKAKPGEPITNFI, from the coding sequence ATGAGCTTTCGTCGTTTATATAATGGCTGTTACATCACAAGTTTAATGCTAATTGCCAGCAGTATCAGTGCTTGTAACAGTGGACAAGAATTAAGAAGTCAAGTCAGTATTGATGGTGCGGCTGTTGGTTTTCCGATTTCTCTAGCCGTTGCGGAAGAGTACGGTAAAGTTAAACCTGAAGCACAAGTAAGCGTTGCTTCCAGTGGTACTGGTGGCGGTATTAGTAAGTTTTGTAATGGCGATATTGATATCGTTGGTGCTTCTCGTACCATTAGAGATGAAGAAATCAAAAAATGTCAAAGTAAGAACATTGACTTTGTAGAGTTACCCATCGGTTTAGATGGAATTGCAGTTATTGCTAACCGTCAAAATAACTTTGCCAAATGTCTAACCATTAAGGAGTTAGATAAAATTTGGGGTGCTAAATCAGATGGAAAAATTTTGACTTGGAATCAAGTTAATCCTAAGTTTCCTAATCAAAAACTCAAGTTATACGCCCCTGCTTCTGATACAGGAACATTCGATTATCTAACTCAATCTGTGACAGGTAAAGCGAAGAACGGGCGCACAGATTATACCCCTAGTCACAATCAAAACCTACTAGTGCAAGGAGTATCAGGTGATGTTACAGCCTTGGGTTATGTAGGCATATCTTATTACATCCAAAACCAAGACAAACTGAATTTAGTGGCGGTAGAAAGTCCTCAAGGAAAGTGTGAAAAACCTGTTCCAGTCGATAACGTGATCAAAAATGTCTACACGCCTTTGTCTCGTCCTTTATTTATCTATGTCAGTAAAAAGTCTTTAGATAGTAAGCCAGCAGTCAAAGAGTTTGTAGATTTCTATTTAGATAATTCTTGGAAATGGGTGGATAGTGTTGGTTATGTGGCGTTACCAGATGAAGCCTATGTCAAAGTGAAACAGAAGTTTGCTAAAGGGGAAACTGGTACAAAATTTAAAAAAGCCAAACCAGGGGAACCAATCACCAACTTTATTTAA
- the pstC gene encoding phosphate ABC transporter permease subunit PstC, whose translation MQNINRDDLYQRREQSLEKNASEDILEKIIGVVLFACALVSVITTFGIVVIIFQETWGFFQEVSFAQFFLDTKWTPLFADRHFGVWPLINGTLLTTAIAMAVAIPLGLSSAIYLSEYAQPKVAAILRPAVELLAGIPTVVYGYFALLFVTPLLRNIIPLELFNALSAGLMMGVMITPTVGSISLDAIHAVPRSLREGAYALGITKLEAIFRVVLPSALSGIIASIILGVSRAVGETMTVVIAAGQQPRITINFAESVETMTAYMAQISGGDSPRGSLNFQTLYAVGALLFLITLALNIFSYWVANRFKEKYD comes from the coding sequence ATGCAAAATATCAATCGAGACGATTTATATCAAAGACGTGAACAATCACTCGAAAAAAATGCCTCTGAAGATATTTTAGAAAAGATTATCGGGGTAGTTTTATTTGCTTGTGCTTTAGTATCTGTTATTACTACTTTTGGCATTGTTGTCATTATCTTTCAGGAAACATGGGGATTTTTCCAAGAAGTTTCCTTTGCCCAATTCTTCCTTGATACTAAGTGGACACCACTGTTTGCCGATAGACACTTTGGCGTTTGGCCTTTGATTAATGGTACGTTGTTAACAACAGCGATCGCAATGGCTGTTGCTATTCCTCTTGGTTTATCTTCGGCAATTTATTTGAGTGAATACGCTCAACCCAAAGTAGCAGCAATTTTACGTCCAGCAGTAGAACTTTTAGCCGGGATACCAACTGTAGTCTATGGTTATTTCGCGCTATTATTCGTCACCCCATTGCTACGAAATATAATTCCTCTAGAATTATTCAACGCCTTAAGTGCAGGATTAATGATGGGAGTAATGATTACTCCTACCGTTGGTTCTATTAGTTTAGATGCTATTCACGCCGTTCCCCGTTCTTTGCGAGAAGGCGCTTACGCTTTAGGTATCACTAAATTAGAAGCTATTTTTAGAGTTGTGCTTCCATCTGCACTTTCGGGAATTATCGCTTCAATTATTCTGGGTGTTTCTCGCGCCGTGGGTGAGACGATGACTGTTGTTATTGCGGCGGGACAACAACCAAGAATTACTATTAACTTCGCGGAATCTGTAGAAACCATGACAGCCTATATGGCTCAAATTTCTGGTGGAGATAGCCCTAGAGGAAGTCTGAATTTTCAGACTTTATATGCAGTAGGCGCTCTTTTGTTTTTAATTACCCTAGCTTTAAATATTTTTAGTTACTGGGTTGCTAATCGTTTTAAAGAAAAGTACGACTAA
- the pstA gene encoding phosphate ABC transporter permease PstA, producing the protein MATSYQRDDQLDSTAEFTDNIERREILGKVFELLFLFGLLIGLFVLALLLFDILKDGLGRFLTPGFLTETPSRFPDEGGIRPAIISSIILGIVVIAVTVPIGVGAALYLEEYAPRNWWTAIIEINISNLAGVPSIVYGLLGLGVFNYLLGFGPALISGALTLSLLSLPVIIVTAREAIRAVPNSLRYASYGLGATKWKTISSHVVPYAVPGILTGVIISISRAIGDAASLLVVGAVGFLTFNPGLFQRFMALPIQIYSYITRPEPGFANAAAATIIALLLLILVLNGVAIYIRQRFIIR; encoded by the coding sequence ATGGCTACAAGTTATCAACGTGATGATCAATTGGATTCAACGGCGGAATTTACTGACAATATTGAGAGAAGGGAAATCTTAGGTAAAGTATTTGAACTACTCTTTTTATTCGGTTTATTGATTGGCTTATTCGTCCTAGCATTACTGCTTTTTGATATACTCAAAGACGGATTAGGTAGATTTTTAACACCAGGTTTTTTAACAGAAACTCCTTCCCGTTTTCCAGATGAAGGCGGTATACGCCCGGCAATTATCAGTAGCATTATCTTAGGAATTGTTGTAATTGCAGTCACAGTTCCTATTGGTGTGGGAGCAGCTTTGTATTTAGAAGAGTATGCGCCGAGAAATTGGTGGACAGCAATTATTGAGATTAATATTAGCAATCTCGCCGGAGTACCTTCTATTGTTTATGGGCTGCTAGGTTTAGGAGTTTTTAATTACTTACTAGGCTTTGGCCCGGCTTTAATTTCTGGCGCTTTAACTCTATCTTTACTGTCTTTACCAGTCATTATTGTCACAGCTAGAGAAGCAATTCGCGCCGTTCCCAACTCCCTAAGATATGCGTCTTACGGGTTAGGTGCTACCAAATGGAAAACTATTAGTAGCCATGTCGTACCCTATGCTGTTCCCGGTATTCTCACCGGAGTGATTATTTCCATATCCCGTGCTATCGGTGATGCAGCTTCTCTTCTTGTTGTTGGTGCTGTAGGTTTTCTCACCTTCAACCCTGGTTTATTCCAGAGATTTATGGCGTTACCCATTCAAATCTACAGTTACATTACTCGTCCAGAGCCAGGATTTGCTAACGCCGCCGCCGCCACAATTATTGCGTTGTTACTCTTGATTTTGGTGTTGAATGGTGTAGCCATTTATATTAGACAACGCTTCATTATTCGTTAA
- the pstB gene encoding phosphate ABC transporter ATP-binding protein PstB has translation MPYSSNGRSQSDSATLEQQNTVFNVEGVKVYYGGFLALLDVYLQIPQKQIAAFIGPSGCGKSTLLRCFNRMNDLIPGAKVEGRLHYRDRNIYDPKINPVKLRRQVGMVFQRPNPFPKSIYENIAFGPRANGYKGNIDELVEDSLRRAAIWDEVKDKLKEKGTALSGGQQQRLCIARAIAMKPDVLLMDEPCSALDPISTRQVEELCLELKEQYTIIMVTHNMQQASRVADWTAFFNTEIDAGGKRRGKLVEFSPTEQMFNSPNTREAQEYISGRFG, from the coding sequence ATGCCCTATAGCAGCAATGGTAGAAGTCAATCAGATAGTGCCACGCTAGAACAACAAAATACAGTCTTTAATGTTGAAGGTGTGAAAGTATATTATGGGGGATTTTTAGCACTTCTAGATGTCTATTTGCAGATTCCGCAAAAACAAATAGCGGCTTTTATTGGGCCTTCTGGATGTGGTAAAAGCACCCTGCTACGTTGCTTCAACCGCATGAATGATTTGATTCCAGGCGCTAAGGTAGAAGGTAGGTTACATTACCGCGATCGCAATATTTACGACCCCAAAATTAACCCTGTTAAATTACGTCGTCAAGTAGGAATGGTTTTTCAAAGACCAAATCCATTTCCTAAATCAATATACGAAAATATCGCTTTCGGCCCCCGTGCCAATGGTTATAAAGGTAATATTGATGAGTTAGTTGAAGACTCACTCAGACGCGCCGCTATTTGGGATGAAGTCAAAGACAAACTCAAAGAGAAGGGTACAGCTTTATCTGGTGGACAACAACAAAGACTCTGCATAGCTAGAGCGATCGCTATGAAACCAGATGTATTATTAATGGATGAACCTTGCTCTGCACTTGACCCTATTTCCACTCGTCAAGTAGAAGAACTCTGTCTAGAACTCAAAGAGCAATATACCATCATTATGGTGACACATAATATGCAGCAAGCCTCTAGAGTGGCAGACTGGACAGCCTTCTTCAATACAGAAATAGATGCAGGTGGGAAACGTCGCGGGAAGTTAGTAGAATTTAGCCCTACAGAACAAATGTTTAATTCTCCTAACACTAGAGAAGCACAAGAATATATTAGTGGCCGCTTCGGTTAA
- a CDS encoding peptidoglycan-binding domain-containing protein, which yields MNWKVIALAPALALATALPGYSVTKDKNHAANTATHTANTTHVAQASQKTHTTKIARSLHKANIKHKSNNVAQSGSIVKVGSRGEEVKTAQNLLKQKGFYTASVNGVFDNKTRAAVIKFQKSRGLKADGVIGNRTLAALR from the coding sequence ATGAATTGGAAAGTAATTGCATTAGCACCTGCTTTAGCCCTAGCTACTGCTTTACCTGGATACTCCGTGACTAAAGATAAAAATCACGCTGCTAATACTGCTACTCACACTGCTAATACTACCCATGTAGCGCAAGCTAGCCAAAAAACTCATACAACGAAAATAGCTCGCTCTCTGCACAAGGCTAATATCAAACACAAGTCTAATAATGTAGCCCAGAGTGGAAGCATCGTTAAAGTAGGTAGTAGAGGAGAGGAAGTTAAAACTGCTCAAAACTTGTTAAAGCAAAAAGGATTTTATACCGCCAGTGTAAATGGTGTGTTTGATAATAAGACACGCGCTGCAGTAATTAAATTTCAAAAGTCCAGAGGATTAAAAGCAGACGGAGTTATCGGAAATAGAACTTTAGCAGCGCTTCGATAA
- a CDS encoding tyrosine phenol-lyase, with amino-acid sequence MTNINHTSPRRRRSWAEPYKIKVVEPLKMTTRTEREKAIAEAGYNTFLLRSEDVYIDLLTDSGTSAMSDYQWAGMMLGDEAYAGSENFYNLETTIQKYYGYRYLIPTHQGRGAENILSQILIKPGDFIPGNMYFTTTRLHQELAGGTFVDVIIDEAHDATSLHPFKGNVDLQKLQDLIKRVGAERIPYICVAGTVNMAGGQPMSMANLREVYQLTQQYGILVILDATRAVENAYFIQQREQGYQHQAIATILREFCSYTDGCTMSGKKDALVNIGGWLAINNPDVYEEARNRVVIYEGLHTYGGMAGRDMEAMARGIEESVQDDHIRARVGQVEYLGQKLIEWHIPIVEPIGGHAIYLDAKRFLPHIPQDQFPAQRLAAEIYVEAGIRTMERGVVSAGRNKDTGDNYYPELELVRLTIPRRVYTQAHMDLTAEAVEEVYYNRDRLSGLKMIYEPKYLRFFQARFEVIGY; translated from the coding sequence ATGACTAACATCAATCATACTTCGCCGCGTCGCCGTCGTTCTTGGGCAGAACCGTACAAAATTAAGGTAGTTGAGCCATTAAAAATGACTACCCGTACCGAGCGTGAGAAAGCGATCGCCGAAGCTGGTTACAATACTTTCTTATTACGTTCCGAAGATGTCTACATAGACTTGCTCACCGATAGCGGTACGTCTGCTATGAGTGATTATCAGTGGGCGGGGATGATGTTAGGCGATGAAGCCTACGCTGGAAGCGAAAACTTTTACAACCTCGAAACAACCATCCAAAAGTATTACGGCTACCGCTATCTCATTCCTACTCACCAAGGACGGGGTGCAGAAAATATCCTTTCACAAATCCTCATCAAACCAGGGGATTTTATCCCCGGTAATATGTACTTCACTACAACCAGGTTACATCAGGAGTTAGCCGGGGGTACATTTGTTGATGTGATTATTGATGAAGCCCATGATGCCACATCTCTCCATCCTTTCAAAGGTAATGTTGATCTGCAAAAGCTCCAAGATTTAATCAAACGTGTGGGTGCAGAACGCATTCCTTATATATGCGTTGCGGGTACGGTGAACATGGCTGGTGGACAACCGATGTCGATGGCGAATTTACGAGAAGTCTATCAATTAACACAACAATACGGGATTTTGGTCATCCTTGATGCTACCCGTGCAGTCGAAAATGCCTACTTTATCCAGCAACGAGAACAGGGTTATCAGCATCAGGCGATCGCTACCATCTTACGCGAATTTTGCTCTTATACAGATGGTTGCACCATGAGCGGTAAGAAAGATGCTCTAGTTAATATTGGTGGTTGGTTGGCTATCAATAATCCTGATGTATACGAAGAAGCCAGGAATCGAGTAGTAATTTACGAAGGATTACATACTTACGGCGGTATGGCTGGGCGTGATATGGAAGCGATGGCGCGGGGTATTGAAGAATCAGTCCAAGATGATCATATCCGCGCCCGTGTCGGTCAAGTTGAGTATTTGGGACAAAAATTAATAGAATGGCATATTCCCATCGTTGAACCAATTGGCGGTCATGCTATCTATTTAGATGCAAAACGCTTTTTACCCCATATCCCCCAAGATCAATTTCCCGCCCAACGTCTAGCCGCAGAAATATACGTAGAAGCTGGTATTCGCACAATGGAGAGGGGTGTAGTCTCCGCCGGACGCAACAAAGACACAGGCGACAACTATTATCCAGAGTTAGAACTAGTGCGCCTGACTATTCCCCGCCGTGTCTACACCCAAGCCCACATGGATTTAACTGCGGAAGCTGTGGAAGAAGTATATTACAATCGCGATCGCCTGAGTGGGCTGAAGATGATTTATGAACCAAAGTATCTCCGTTTCTTCCAGGCTAGGTTTGAGGTTATTGGTTATTAG
- a CDS encoding DUF1822 family protein: MMKTDDNTNNLRLLVPELIWLEPEDFDLARNLSQQVIGEFQQWQAYLNVLAALGFSQWLHQHLPEQTINQDNQTIDNFNHIQLGEFKFYLIVTEHLLDELVVIPEDTIVKPSSVAHIYVIIEILEEQAGVIIRGILRYDQLISYRDRMNLPSRNSFYQIPLAEFDPEPNHILFYCRFLAAQMIPLPQAQTINNTENLPQLLANTKTKLSQWLQSIFPEEWQLVDALINPEVNLALSTRTNADTIKRGKIINLGMQLGNYPVVMLVNIQQQPEEKLRVLIQLHPTGGAKFLSPNLKLTLLSKAGKLLCEVTSRSHDSYIQLNPFHGDKGKQFSVEVSLDNIKIREAFEL, encoded by the coding sequence ATGATGAAAACCGATGACAATACCAACAACTTGAGATTATTAGTACCTGAATTAATTTGGTTAGAACCAGAAGACTTTGACCTAGCAAGAAACCTGAGTCAGCAGGTAATAGGTGAATTTCAACAGTGGCAAGCTTATCTTAATGTACTAGCAGCATTAGGATTTTCTCAATGGCTGCACCAGCATCTACCAGAGCAAACTATTAATCAAGACAATCAGACTATTGATAATTTTAATCATATTCAATTAGGCGAATTTAAGTTTTATTTAATCGTCACAGAACATCTACTAGATGAATTAGTAGTCATACCTGAAGATACTATTGTTAAGCCAAGTTCAGTTGCTCATATATATGTAATTATTGAAATATTAGAAGAACAAGCTGGAGTGATTATTCGAGGCATTCTCCGTTACGACCAGCTGATCAGTTATCGAGATAGGATGAATTTGCCATCAAGGAATAGTTTTTATCAAATTCCCTTAGCAGAATTTGACCCAGAACCCAATCATATTTTATTCTACTGTCGTTTTTTAGCTGCCCAAATGATTCCTTTGCCGCAAGCCCAAACTATCAATAACACAGAAAATTTGCCACAATTGTTAGCTAACACTAAAACAAAATTAAGCCAATGGCTACAAAGCATTTTCCCAGAAGAATGGCAGTTAGTTGATGCACTGATTAATCCTGAAGTTAATTTAGCCTTGAGTACCAGAACCAACGCTGATACTATCAAGCGAGGTAAAATTATTAATTTAGGAATGCAACTTGGTAACTATCCTGTTGTTATGTTAGTAAATATTCAACAACAACCGGAAGAAAAACTACGTGTATTAATTCAGTTACACCCAACCGGAGGGGCAAAATTCTTAAGTCCTAACCTCAAGCTAACTTTATTATCAAAAGCAGGAAAATTGCTATGCGAAGTCACATCTAGAAGCCACGACAGTTACATCCAACTCAATCCTTTTCATGGAGATAAAGGAAAACAGTTTAGTGTTGAGGTTAGTTTAGATAATATTAAAATTAGAGAAGCCTTTGAATTATAG